From the genome of Psychrilyobacter atlanticus DSM 19335, one region includes:
- a CDS encoding LTA synthase family protein: protein MVKKGILKSFIMQYILILITLCFTRVWFLNVNNNGTLTWDEIFKGFYIGVKFDASIGGIIMAALLLLFLLSRIIPLKKIWFKISMGIYGVLMFITIFFSAGNVYYYREFETQLDASIFEYAGDTEVYGNMGAIFNLPVIYGLICILTIINVCLSYKNLKEIYLTDRLGKAKKNILTFIVLILVVFIGIRGLQNRPRNVEHGFFSKKILANQMTQNGMLSLIHSVDRQREFKNIDMKKLEFFDNDELVKRSRELVGTENNQFLSDQNPLLRITDTKKSLKDKNVVLIIAESFSGQYVGALGHNDPDLAPYFSELSKKGVLFTSFYGNGTRTRNGVLSTNVSFPVQVGRDLMRDPAVQKPFYGLPRILKDRGYNTNFYHGSRLNFDNMQGVLLTNGMDNFTGKKDFPNEITSKYHWGAPDTVLFDRSAKEIKKLKEPFFAEILTISNHSPFEIPKEYDKLEEYTKKYSSRDTKAGTDDSLMMRYNAYRYMDTAFEEFFESIKNEPWYMDTLFVIVSDHKIGGIHNNIPLFLYTPDGSLKPQRIDSVGSQVDILPTIMGYLGGTYKNASWGKDLLNAKDGERMAYTKSPKEFEKAVIMYKDYYYEKNGRSFTLRDRKTLKNIDSKGKEKDIEKMEDFIKLHLQLSETMVRKRSFADVDDDISLKDLKVVKTESEKKK, encoded by the coding sequence ATGGTAAAAAAAGGAATACTGAAGAGTTTTATAATGCAATATATTTTAATATTGATTACTTTATGTTTTACAAGAGTTTGGTTTTTAAATGTAAATAATAATGGCACTTTAACATGGGATGAAATTTTTAAAGGATTTTATATAGGAGTCAAGTTTGATGCCTCTATCGGCGGAATTATAATGGCTGCTTTACTTTTATTGTTTTTATTATCTAGGATAATACCATTAAAAAAAATATGGTTTAAAATTTCCATGGGAATCTATGGGGTTCTAATGTTTATAACCATATTTTTTTCAGCAGGAAATGTTTATTATTACAGGGAATTTGAGACCCAGTTAGATGCATCTATTTTTGAATATGCAGGAGATACCGAGGTATATGGAAATATGGGAGCCATCTTTAATTTGCCAGTAATATACGGATTAATATGTATACTAACAATAATAAACGTATGTCTGTCTTATAAAAATTTAAAAGAAATCTATTTAACTGATAGGCTGGGAAAGGCAAAAAAGAATATTTTGACTTTTATAGTTTTAATTTTAGTTGTATTTATTGGAATAAGAGGATTACAGAATAGACCTAGAAATGTAGAACATGGATTCTTTTCTAAGAAAATTTTAGCCAACCAAATGACACAAAATGGTATGCTATCTCTAATCCATTCTGTAGACAGGCAGAGAGAGTTTAAAAATATCGACATGAAAAAATTAGAATTTTTTGATAACGATGAATTGGTTAAAAGAAGCAGGGAATTGGTGGGAACTGAAAATAATCAATTTTTAAGTGATCAAAACCCACTACTTAGAATTACAGATACGAAAAAGTCATTGAAAGATAAAAATGTAGTTCTGATTATAGCTGAAAGTTTTTCAGGACAATACGTAGGAGCACTTGGGCACAACGACCCTGATCTGGCACCATATTTTAGTGAGTTGTCTAAAAAAGGAGTTTTATTTACCAGCTTCTATGGAAATGGAACTAGAACTAGAAATGGTGTGTTATCTACTAATGTGTCTTTCCCAGTACAGGTAGGAAGAGATCTGATGCGTGACCCGGCTGTACAAAAACCATTTTATGGTCTTCCTAGAATATTAAAAGATAGGGGTTATAACACTAATTTTTACCATGGATCCAGGTTAAACTTTGATAATATGCAGGGAGTTCTTTTAACTAATGGGATGGATAATTTTACAGGGAAAAAAGATTTTCCCAATGAAATAACTTCTAAATATCACTGGGGTGCACCGGATACAGTCTTATTTGATAGAAGTGCTAAAGAGATAAAAAAATTAAAGGAACCATTCTTTGCTGAGATACTTACTATATCCAATCATAGTCCATTTGAAATACCAAAGGAATATGATAAGTTAGAGGAATATACAAAAAAATACAGTTCAAGGGATACAAAAGCAGGAACCGATGATTCTCTTATGATGAGGTATAACGCTTATAGATATATGGATACAGCTTTTGAAGAATTTTTTGAAAGTATCAAGAATGAGCCGTGGTATATGGATACACTTTTTGTGATTGTATCGGATCATAAAATAGGGGGGATCCATAATAACATTCCATTATTCCTTTATACACCAGATGGGTCATTGAAGCCACAAAGAATAGATAGTGTGGGTTCACAGGTAGATATACTACCTACTATCATGGGTTATTTAGGCGGAACATATAAGAATGCATCATGGGGAAAAGACCTGCTAAATGCAAAAGATGGGGAGAGAATGGCTTATACAAAATCTCCTAAGGAATTTGAAAAAGCGGTAATCATGTATAAAGATTACTACTATGAAAAAAATGGAAGAAGTTTTACCCTTAGAGATAGGAAAACATTAAAAAATATAGATTCTAAAGGGAAAGAAAAAGATATAGAAAAGATGGAAGACTTCATAAAATTGCATCTTCAGTTATCAGAAACTATGGTAAGAAAGAGAAGTTTTGCAGATGTAGATGATGATATCTCGTTAAAAGATTTAAAAGTTGTTAAGACTGAATCGGAAAAGAAAAAATAG